CGGACGGTTCGTCTTCCGCAAGGAGGCTGGATCGCCGCCGGACGAGCCGCAGGTGATCGAAGCCGAAGTGGTCGACTAGGCGACCACGCCAACCAAGGAAAGGGCGCGGCCCACCGCGCCCTTTTTCATGCGATCCTGGTCACGAAGCCGCGGGTCCGGACCCGCCAAGGTGCGGGTAAAAAAACCGAGGCGACCTGGTAAGGAGCTCACCAAGCCGCCTCTGTCGTGCTCGCCGATCGTAGACCGGCGTAAAGGCCCTTGTCAGTTGGGATACGGCTGACCGCCGCTGGGATGCTCGAAGCTCCCGTTGCTGCCGGCGGACGACCAGTTATCCTCACTTTCCCGCTTCGACTGCTCTTCCTCCCAGGCCTGCTCGTTGCTCCGCGGATGGGCCTTTTCGTAACTTTCCTTGAGTTTTTCGGTGGTCAGGTGGGTGTAGATCTGCGTGGTGGAGATCGACTGGTGGCCCAGCAGTTCCTGGACGCTCCGCAGATCGGCCCCATTGTTCAGCAGATGCGTGGCGAAGCTGTGCCGCAGGGTGTGCGGCGAGATGGTCGGGTCCAGGCCCGCCTGGATCAGGTACTTGTCGAGTTTGCGGCGGACGCTTCGGGTGCTGAGCCGCTGGCCGTGCTTGTTGACGAACAGGGCCTGGCCGTCCTGGGCCTGTCCCTGCTGGGCCTGCTGCTGGCGCATCTGGAGGTACTTCTTGACCGCGAGCATGGCGGCGTGGCCGATGGGCGTGAGGCGCTCGCGGCTGCCCTTGCCCTTGATGTGGAGCATGCCGCCCAGGAAATCGACGTCGCTGACGTTCAGCGAGACCAGCTCACTGACGCGGACGCCGGTCGAGTAGATCGTTTCGAGCATCGCGCGGTCCCGCGACCCGAGAAGCTCGTCGGCGTTGGGCGTCTCGAGCAGTTTCTGGATCTGCTCATAGCTGAGGCACTTGGGCAGCCGGCGCTCCTGCTTGGGCGTCCGGATCGCGGCGACCGGGTTGACTCCCAGATATCCGCGGCGGACCAGGAACTTGTAGAACGACCGCAGCGTGGCCAGCTTGCGGGCCGTGCTCGACCGCGAGTAGTTCTGCTCGTGCAGGTAGGCCAGGAACCGGCGGATGTCATCCGGTCCGACGGCCAGCAGCTTCTCGCGAACGCCGGACTGGACCATGGTGGCCACCTGCCCGTCCGCGCCGCGCGGTTCCGCGGCGGCCTGACCCGTCGCGCCGTCCTGGATCGTGGTCTCCACGAACTGGCGAAGGTCGGCTCCGTAGCACCGGGCGGTGTAGTTGGAGAAGTGCTTTTCGAATCTCAGGTAGTCGATGAATTCGTTGATCAGTTCGCTTCCGCTCATAGGTTTGCTCGTCACTTGCGGCGAATTCCTGCGGCGTTGCGTGGCCTCGTCCAACCAGCCCGGCTTTGCCTGTGTTTGTGGTTTCCGTTGTCCCTCTCGGCTGTGGGTGTTCCAGAGGGTCCCGTTGTCCGATCCTCAGACCGCGGGTCTGACCTTTTCAATGTCCTGATCGAGCTGCCTTCCCATCTGATAGCTGAGCACAGCCGCATCGAACCAGTCGAAGTCGCTCTCGAGATCCTCGGCCAGGCAGGCGAACGATCCGATCACGTCCGCCTCGCTTCCCGGGCTATAGCGGAAGATGTACCGGTGCGCTCCCTTGACCAGCGAAATCTCTCGAAGTCCCATGATCACACTCCCTTTCGGTCCGATAACGGCGGTTGACCGACACGCAGGCGTTCCTTGGCAAACAGCTCGGTCAGCGCCTCATGGAAGACAAATCGCAAGTACATCTCCTGCGACCGGAGATACAGCCGCCAGCCGTAGGGGCTTTGGGCGGTGCCGCGGCAGTCGGCGAAATCCTCAACCTCCTGGAGGACTTCATGGTCGCGGCTGTTGTAAATCCGGCTCAACTGATTCTTCGGCAGTTGCGGCTGCTCCGGATCAATTGTGATTTGCATCGGCGATGCGGCCCGCTCCATACCGACCGGATCCACGGCCAGCCGACCCACCGGAGGGGCATCAAAACCATAAAGCTGGAGGGCAAGCCCCACGATAGGAGGATAGTAGGGATTATATTCGGTTATTGCCGCTACTACGATACCGTCCGCCCCTACTTTTTTCGTGAGCGCCATGGCCTGCTCGGGGGTCTCCAGGGTCGGCATCCGGTCCTGGACCATCTGGGCCAACACACGGTTGACCGGGACCACGACGATGCCCGGAACCTGCTGGAGTTCGCTGAACAGCAGATCGGTGACCTTCAGGGTGTCGATGTTTTCGTTTCCGCTGTAGTTGACCACCGGGGCGACCGCGAGGGTCACCGGCCGGTCATAGGGCGCCTTGTCCGGCTTGCGGACGAGAACCGGCTCCTTCGCGCAGCCGCCGACGGCCAGGGCGGAGGCCAAAGCAATGGCAGCCAGGAGCTTATGTAAATGTCCAGACGTATGGCACATCATCTTCACTTTCCGGCTTTTCTTCCCACCCTCTGTCTAGCCACCGGTCAGATGCTCGTCATGGCCGTTGTGGCCGGTGGTCTGCTGGGCGCCGTCCAGAGCGACCGGTCGGTTTGCCTCAACAGAAGAGTCGTCTTGTGTAATCATCGGCAAAACGGACCATATGTTTTCGGAACCACCGCGATTGGCACAGAAAAATATCCGGCCGTCGCGGCAGCAGACGGGGCTGAAGGATCCGGTCCCCGGGTCGGTGACGGGCATCTTGGCGGTCCCGTCGCGGCGGATGACCCACACCTGGGCGTTCTGAATGGCGTTATCGGACTGGCCTTCGGTGGGGGCCACGGCGCAGTAGACGATGAACTGGCCATCGGCGGACCAGCGCGGGGTGGTCAGGGCCCGTTCGGGCGAGGCGGCAATTTCGGTCGGCATGGTCGTGCCGCTGCCGTTGATTTCGACCTCCCAGATGCTGAACCAGCGGGAGCCGCGCTGCTTGGCCCGCTGATAGACGATCCGATGATCGACGGGCGAGAACTGCGGGAAGAGGCCAGGCGTGACAAATCGTTTTTGACCGGCCTGCAGGTCCATGACCCAGATCTCCCACTGTCCCGACCGCATGTTATAGCGGCAATAGGCCAGTTCGCGGCCGTCGGCGGAGTAGCTCGGATGCATCTCGGGGGCTGGGTCATCGGTGAGCTGCTGGGTCTTGCCGGTGGCCAGTTCGGTGGCGTAGATGTCCCAGTTGCCGGAGCGGTCGGAGCAGAAGGCGACCTTCTGGCCGTCGGGGCTGAAGGTCGGCTGCACGTCGCCCGCCGGGTCGCTGGTGAGCTGCGTCATGGTGTTGTAGCCGATCGGCTTGAGGTAGATGTCCGGCTGAAGGTTGTGCTGGGTGGAGGCGAAGACCATGTTCTTGCCATCCGGGGAGACAACCGGATCGAAGCACGCCCCTTCAACCGCGAAGGTATGCTGCTGGAGGCTCGGGCCGGCGTGCTGCGTGGATTCGCCGCTCGATACGCCCGGCAGGTCGCCGAAGAGCGAAACCTGGGCAAAGTTGTAGCGCTGGTGATGGCCGTTGGTCCGGGCGTAGGAGGGCTCAGCTACGTAGCCGTCATGATCCATCGTCGTGGTCGCGGCCTGGGCCGGTGCCGGCGAATTGGAGGCCGTCGGCTGAAACGACTGTCGTTGGCTCAGACAGCCGGTCAGACTCAGCAGGGCAGCCACTCCGATAAGCTTTGCTGATGCATGATTGCCAAACGTAATCATCGCAAAATCCTTCTTATTAATCAGCGCCCGAATCCTTCGGCTGGCAGCAATCGGAGCCTCCGTCCGATAAGACATGGAAATTATCGGCACAGCTTATGGGTGGGCTTGAGAAATTGAGCACGGCCGTCACGAGACGGCGGCGGGATCGCGGCATCCGCAAATCCCTGTAGATCAAGGGATTGCCGCAAGACATCGAAACGGGGGGCGAATTCGCTGCGACAATGACTTTTTTAACGCTTCGACGGCGGTCTCTGGACCGGAGGCTCACGGCGGGTCTGGAGGTTCTTGTGGGAGTCCGGCCCGCGGTCTGATAGAATGGATCGCCATCAAGGGAATCGGGGACTTCTTCCAAAGCACAGGAGACCACCCATGGCACAAACGGATCAGGATCAGCCTCAACCGGTCGTCGAACCGCAGCCGGCGATGGAGGCGGACAGGGACCTTCTGCTGCGGGAGTATGAGTTGTGCCAGAACTCAGCCCAGCGGTTGGAGGGCCGGGTCTGGAGCGGCGCGGTGCTGATGGGCGTGGTTTCGCTGGCGGCGTTCGTGATCGGCTTGCTGTTTCTGCCCGCCGTCCGGGCCGAGACGGGGCTCTTCTTTTTGCTCGATCTGGGCATTCTGTCGGTGGTGGTCGTGGTGGTCTGGTGGCTGATGGCCAACCGCTGGTGCGCGGTTCAGCGGACGTGCTATCTGCGGATGTACCACATCGAGCAGCAACTCGGGATGTTCCAGTTGCGTTACATGCACTACCTGGACGAGCCGGCCGCCCTGGGCGAGAGCCCGCTGGACAAGGACCGGCGCACGGACCTCAAGCAGGCCCGTTCGCGGCACCAGGCCTCGGACGCCCAGTCGCTGATCCGCATCCTTCCGCTGATGAACCTGTTGGCGTGGCTGATCTACGTGCTGATCCTGCTGGGGGCCAGTGCGGGCAAGACGGGAGGGTTCACGCTGGGCCGGTGATCGGCCAGCCAGCAAGACAGGACACGCCGGCTCATCACCTGTCACATCTTTTCCGCTTCTTGTGGAGGCGGCGCCTTTGCCGAGGATATAATAAGTTTTTCGCCCCTTTGGCGAAGGCGGTCGGATGATGCGACGGGTCGAAGACCAGTATCAGATGGGCCTGATCGCCCCACACGAACAGGTGGTGCTGGGGCATTTTCGGCGGAACGTGGCGGCGGTGGTCGGCGTCGACAGCCTGTGGGGACTCGGCCTGCCCTTCGCCCTTTCGTGGGTGCTGGTCCCGGCGTACCTGAACCTTCTGGACGCTCCGAAGGTCGTGATCGGGATCACCTCCGCATTCGGCGCTGTCTTCGTGCCGTTGCAGCTTCTGGCGATCCGCCTGATCGAAGGGCGCAACCGCAAGAAGAAGGTCTGGCTGACCCTGAGCGTCTCGGCCCTCTCGTACGTCGTGTTCGGGGTGGTGGGGTTTCTGCTGCCGGCGGAGGCAAGGCTGTTGCGAATGGTCCTTTTTGTGGTGACGATGGCGGTGTTTTTCGCCACGATCGCCCTCGGCTGGACCGTCTACTGGGCGATGATCACCGACAACTGCCCGGTTCGCCGTCGCGGGCGTTTGCTGGGCTGGCGGGCCACCGGCATGGGGGCTGCGGGTCTGGCCGCCGCGCCGTTCGCCCAGTGGGTCTACGTCCGGCTGGCGCCTGAAGCCGCCTTTCATCTGTCGATGATGATCGCGGGCGGATGCTTTCTCCTGGCGTCCGCGTGCGTGCTGTTGATGCGGGACCACGTCGAGCCGGGCCGGCAGCGCCGGCAGGCGAAGCTGGCCCGCGTCTCCGTCGTTCACCAGACGCGGATTCTGCTGCGGCGTCTGTGGCGGACGCCCAACTACCGGATGTTCATCTTCTTCGTGGCGGTTCTGGCCGCCGCGTTCTCGGTCGGTCCGTTCATCGTCACGTACAGCCGTGACGTGGTGGGCTCACCGGCGGGCAGCGAGCGGTTTTTCAATCTGGCGTTTCTGGCGGCGTACATTCTGACCGGTCTGGTGGTAGGCCGCGTCGCCGACGCGTGGGGCTACCGCTTTGTGGCGGTGATTCTGGCTGCGGTCGGGTTTGTGACCTTCGTCCTCGCCCAGGCCGCCGGCACGATGTCGACCACGCTGCTGGCCTACCTGTCCTACAGTTGCACGCTGATCACCATGCCGATGATCGTCTGCAACATGAGCGCCGAGCTGATGCCGCGGATGGACCCGACGAGTCTGATCGCGGGCGGAAACATCCTCACGCTCCCAGCCGCCCTGCTCACGCCGGTGATCTGCGGGCGGATCATCGACATGTTCCGCTCGACCGGCCACGTCTGGGACGGCCATGCCGTGGTCTTTACGATCGCCGCGGCGCTGGCCGTGGTCGCTGGGCTGGGTTTGGCCCTGCTCGTCCAGGAGCCGCGATCCGGCCGCGTCTACATCATCAAGGCCCTGCCGCGGGTCTGATCCCACCCGTCCATTTCGGCCTGCAGGGGCTTGATCTTCCTCCGCGTCCGGCGGTATGATCGTGTCATTGCGAGGCAGCGGTCCGGCGTTCAGGAGCAGACGATGAGCTATCTCGAAGTACATTTGCCCAACGGCCAGGTCGAGCACTTCGAGTTGAGCAAAGCGTCGATGGTGGTCGGGCGTTCGCCCGAGGCGGACATTCGCGTCCACCTGCCGATCGTCTCACGTCAGCAGGCCCGGATCGACCGGTTGGGCAAGAACCGCTGGATCATCCATGATCTGGGCTCCCGCAATAAGACGCGGGTCGACAACCGCTCGGTCAAGTCGCACGTGTTGACCAACAAGGACATCGTGTTCTTCGGATCGATCAAGGCGGTGTTCCACGACCCTTCGGGCGCGTCGAATCAGCCGATGGCGGTTCCGAAGGAAAAACCGCAGAAGGCCGAGCCGAAAAAAGCGGCATCATCCGAGACGATCGACATCGTCGAGACCCGCTGCCCGGAGTGCAGCACGGTGCTT
The sequence above is a segment of the Phycisphaerae bacterium genome. Coding sequences within it:
- the xerC gene encoding tyrosine recombinase XerC, whose product is MSGSELINEFIDYLRFEKHFSNYTARCYGADLRQFVETTIQDGATGQAAAEPRGADGQVATMVQSGVREKLLAVGPDDIRRFLAYLHEQNYSRSSTARKLATLRSFYKFLVRRGYLGVNPVAAIRTPKQERRLPKCLSYEQIQKLLETPNADELLGSRDRAMLETIYSTGVRVSELVSLNVSDVDFLGGMLHIKGKGSRERLTPIGHAAMLAVKKYLQMRQQQAQQGQAQDGQALFVNKHGQRLSTRSVRRKLDKYLIQAGLDPTISPHTLRHSFATHLLNNGADLRSVQELLGHQSISTTQIYTHLTTEKLKESYEKAHPRSNEQAWEEEQSKRESEDNWSSAGSNGSFEHPSGGQPYPN
- a CDS encoding MFS transporter, translated to MMRRVEDQYQMGLIAPHEQVVLGHFRRNVAAVVGVDSLWGLGLPFALSWVLVPAYLNLLDAPKVVIGITSAFGAVFVPLQLLAIRLIEGRNRKKKVWLTLSVSALSYVVFGVVGFLLPAEARLLRMVLFVVTMAVFFATIALGWTVYWAMITDNCPVRRRGRLLGWRATGMGAAGLAAAPFAQWVYVRLAPEAAFHLSMMIAGGCFLLASACVLLMRDHVEPGRQRRQAKLARVSVVHQTRILLRRLWRTPNYRMFIFFVAVLAAAFSVGPFIVTYSRDVVGSPAGSERFFNLAFLAAYILTGLVVGRVADAWGYRFVAVILAAVGFVTFVLAQAAGTMSTTLLAYLSYSCTLITMPMIVCNMSAELMPRMDPTSLIAGGNILTLPAALLTPVICGRIIDMFRSTGHVWDGHAVVFTIAAALAVVAGLGLALLVQEPRSGRVYIIKALPRV